Proteins from one Rhizoctonia solani chromosome 5, complete sequence genomic window:
- a CDS encoding copper/zinc superoxide dismutase domain-containing protein has product MASLTRRASARNMKHEEESTPALDTPYETRTRGSAFGKIKTLATLGIFVISGFLGYNAGNLGRIVSTKYFGGSPGTSGPLAYAVAYLKGPNSNVTGVIHFSQPSPTGPVFITES; this is encoded by the exons ATGGCTTCTCTAACTCGTCGAGCGTCCGCTCGCAACATGAAGCATGAAGAAGAATCTACGCCAGCCCTCGACACACCTTACGAAACCCGCACACGGGGTTCGGCATTTGGAAAAATCAAGACACTTGCTACCCTGGGTATTTTCGTGATATCTGGCTTCCTTGGGTATAATGCTGGAAATTTGGGCCGAATTGTGTCGACTAAATATTTTGGGGGGTCGCCTGGGACGTCTGGCCCCTTGGCATAT GCGGTGGCGTATCTGAAAGGGCCAAATTCAAACGTAACGGGAGTGATCCATTTCTCTCAGCCGTCGCCAACTGGACCCGTATTTATCACGGAGAGTTGA